One part of the Candidatus Eisenbacteria bacterium genome encodes these proteins:
- a CDS encoding dCMP deaminase family protein: MKRLPWDEYFAKIAFLVAERSTCRRHHVGAVVVRDRHILTTGYNGAPSGAKDCLDLGCLRDERGILSGEKHEICRAIHAEQNAVIQAGLHGVSIQGATIYCTHTPCILCAKILVNAKIKRVVACGTYPDEDALALLKEAGTDFTRLERPGLTISTRD, translated from the coding sequence GTGAAAAGACTCCCCTGGGACGAATATTTCGCGAAGATCGCGTTCCTCGTGGCCGAGCGCTCGACGTGCAGGCGACACCACGTCGGAGCGGTCGTTGTCAGAGACAGGCACATTCTCACGACGGGGTACAACGGCGCACCGTCGGGGGCGAAAGACTGTCTCGACCTGGGCTGCTTGAGAGACGAGAGAGGGATTCTCTCCGGCGAGAAGCACGAAATCTGCCGTGCGATACACGCCGAGCAGAATGCAGTCATACAGGCCGGGCTTCACGGAGTTTCCATCCAGGGCGCGACGATCTACTGTACGCACACACCCTGCATCTTGTGTGCGAAAATTCTCGTTAATGCAAAGATCAAGAGAGTGGTGGCGTGCGGGACGTACCCGGACGAGGATGCCCTCGCCCTGCTGAAGGAAGCCGGCACTGACTTCACGCGACTGGAAAGGCCCGGTCTCACGATAAGCACGCGTGACTAG
- the amrB gene encoding AmmeMemoRadiSam system protein B, with product MRGNAFRFAIALATAGLAVLVACSSSETSGRSQKEVGKVRKPAVAGTFYPGQPTELRQTLEGFLRNVAPAQTSGKVIGIVCPHAGYAYSGQVAAYSYAAVKNNTYDVVCLVGPSHRINVDGAAVYSSGSFETPLGSVDVDEETARALVSSGFGFIDDSEPHFAEHSIEVQLPFLQTVLRNFRIVPILTGDLPVSRCDELGKALANCVKGKKVLFVASSDLSHYPAYEDANRVDSETIRSWESMDLQGVASKEEEILQKRIRNLACTMCGSSAIMIVMAASKALGADSADILKYTNSGDVSGDKSGVVGYAAAAFVENSGKTEFSLTGGEKKKLLSIARSSIAASLGGEPLPEFSVTEPKLKIPCGAFVTLRREGSLRGCIGRFVADRPLYEVVSRMAVAAATEDSRFRPVSLPELSKIDIEISVLSPLKKMSDVKELELGKHGIYIVKGARSGCYLPQVADETGWSKDEFLNHCCAEKAGLEPDAWKRDADVFLFTAVVFAETK from the coding sequence ATGAGAGGGAACGCATTTCGTTTCGCGATTGCCCTAGCCACGGCCGGACTGGCCGTTCTCGTCGCTTGCTCCAGCTCCGAAACATCCGGCAGATCCCAAAAGGAGGTGGGGAAGGTGAGAAAACCGGCCGTAGCGGGAACCTTCTACCCGGGGCAGCCTACCGAGCTCCGGCAGACGCTCGAAGGGTTTCTCCGCAACGTCGCACCGGCACAGACGTCGGGGAAAGTGATAGGCATTGTGTGCCCACACGCAGGTTACGCGTATTCGGGCCAGGTGGCTGCCTACTCTTACGCGGCCGTAAAGAACAACACGTATGACGTCGTGTGCCTCGTAGGGCCTTCTCACAGAATCAACGTAGACGGGGCCGCCGTGTACTCCTCCGGCAGTTTCGAGACCCCGCTCGGCAGCGTTGACGTGGACGAAGAGACTGCAAGGGCACTCGTCAGCTCGGGCTTCGGATTCATTGACGACTCGGAGCCTCACTTCGCGGAGCATTCTATCGAGGTTCAACTCCCGTTCCTCCAGACCGTCTTGAGAAACTTCAGAATCGTTCCCATACTGACCGGCGATTTGCCGGTCTCGCGCTGTGACGAGCTGGGCAAGGCTCTTGCGAATTGCGTCAAAGGGAAAAAGGTACTCTTCGTAGCGAGCTCCGACCTGTCACACTATCCGGCTTACGAAGACGCCAACAGGGTCGACAGTGAGACGATCCGATCGTGGGAGAGCATGGACCTCCAGGGAGTGGCTTCCAAGGAGGAAGAGATACTCCAGAAACGTATACGCAACCTCGCGTGCACGATGTGCGGAAGCTCGGCCATAATGATCGTCATGGCAGCCTCGAAAGCCCTCGGAGCCGATTCCGCAGACATCCTCAAGTACACGAACTCCGGTGACGTCTCGGGTGACAAGAGCGGAGTTGTTGGATATGCGGCCGCAGCCTTCGTCGAGAACTCCGGGAAAACGGAGTTTTCGCTCACGGGGGGCGAAAAGAAGAAGCTACTCTCCATCGCGCGAAGCTCCATCGCGGCCTCTCTTGGCGGAGAACCTCTCCCGGAATTCAGCGTAACCGAGCCGAAGTTGAAGATTCCCTGCGGTGCATTTGTCACGCTTCGCAGAGAGGGCAGCCTCAGGGGTTGCATCGGCAGATTTGTCGCGGACAGGCCGCTTTACGAAGTGGTGTCGCGCATGGCCGTGGCGGCGGCCACAGAAGACAGCAGGTTTCGACCCGTCTCGCTTCCCGAGTTGAGCAAGATCGACATAGAAATATCTGTGCTGTCACCTCTCAAGAAGATGTCCGATGTGAAGGAGCTTGAGCTGGGCAAGCACGGAATCTACATCGTGAAGGGGGCGAGAAGCGGTTGCTATCTTCCCCAGGTCGCCGATGAAACAGGCTGGTCTAAGGATGAATTTCTGAACCACTGCTGCGCCGAAAAGGCGGGTCTTGAACCCGACGCATGGAAAAGGGATGCCGACGTATTCCTTTTCACCGCGGTAGTGTTCGCAGAAACGAAATAG
- a CDS encoding MFS transporter, whose protein sequence is MDRVLSGIKDYVEHLRLFPPNARAFLVGSLLLWTGSSMFALLLNLYFKELGFSEAYIGKVLSIGAVASAILAVPMGLIMGRFTFKSVLTFSAGVIALGYAVQVVTGNRETILVAAFVGGLGVAVFRIASAPFFMRHSTEKERMYLFSMNFAVSTAGALVGSLVGGFLPRLFSVMAATSYEQYRLSLLTAALFIAFSSLPFFSIVEEKPDLKSHGEFLANLKHTDWALIGRFCLPTFIVGLGAGLIIPFLNLYFKDLFGASAETIGVLFAVLQCFMTAGTLMGPPLVHRIGMVRSLVITQMASIPFMVILCASRYFPVVVGSFLLRGALMNMNQPLSTNFAMESVRKEEHAVTNSLLLLAWTGSWAVSVRIGGSLIERYSYTLPFIIAIILYVLSSVLYYYFFRNIEAERFPRHELGLKEI, encoded by the coding sequence TTGGATAGAGTTCTCTCCGGTATCAAAGACTACGTAGAACATCTCCGCCTGTTTCCACCCAACGCAAGGGCCTTTCTTGTCGGGAGTCTGCTCCTCTGGACCGGCTCTTCCATGTTCGCGCTTCTTCTCAACCTCTACTTCAAGGAACTGGGTTTTTCGGAGGCCTACATCGGAAAGGTACTCTCGATAGGAGCAGTGGCGTCCGCCATTCTGGCGGTCCCGATGGGGCTCATCATGGGCAGGTTCACGTTCAAGTCCGTCTTGACGTTTTCCGCCGGCGTGATCGCCCTGGGCTACGCCGTCCAGGTAGTTACCGGAAATCGCGAGACGATTCTCGTGGCGGCGTTCGTGGGAGGCCTGGGAGTGGCGGTCTTCAGAATTGCCTCGGCCCCTTTTTTCATGCGTCACAGCACTGAGAAGGAACGTATGTACCTTTTCAGCATGAACTTCGCTGTGAGCACGGCAGGCGCCCTGGTTGGAAGCCTGGTGGGCGGTTTCCTGCCCAGGCTGTTCTCCGTCATGGCCGCGACCAGCTACGAACAGTACAGACTCTCTCTCTTGACCGCGGCCCTGTTCATAGCGTTTTCTTCGCTGCCTTTCTTCTCCATCGTTGAGGAGAAGCCCGACCTCAAGTCGCACGGTGAATTTCTCGCAAATCTGAAGCACACCGACTGGGCTCTCATCGGCAGGTTCTGCCTTCCAACTTTCATAGTAGGCCTGGGTGCGGGACTCATCATTCCTTTCCTCAATCTGTACTTCAAAGACCTCTTCGGAGCGTCGGCAGAGACAATAGGCGTGCTCTTTGCAGTGCTCCAGTGCTTCATGACGGCCGGGACGCTGATGGGCCCGCCGCTGGTGCACAGAATAGGTATGGTGAGGAGCCTTGTGATCACGCAGATGGCGTCCATTCCCTTCATGGTGATACTCTGTGCGTCAAGATACTTTCCCGTTGTCGTCGGGTCATTCCTCCTCAGGGGGGCACTGATGAACATGAATCAGCCGCTCTCGACCAATTTCGCCATGGAGTCCGTGAGAAAGGAGGAACACGCAGTCACCAACAGTCTGCTGTTGCTTGCCTGGACCGGCTCGTGGGCCGTGAGCGTGCGAATCGGCGGGAGTTTGATCGAGCGATATTCGTACACTCTTCCATTCATTATTGCAATAATACTGTACGTGCTCTCGAGCGTGCTCTACTATTACTTCTTCAGGAACATCGAAGCAGAGAGGTTCCCTCGACACGAACTCGGACTCAAAGAGATATAG
- a CDS encoding MBL fold metallo-hydrolase yields the protein MIFEQVPAGGDRNFAYLLADEDGRVGLVVDPSFECEKLLERIGAHCVTVKYIVNTHDHADHIAGNDLIKKETHAKIVMHALAKAKHDISVEDGSELEIGILRARVLHTPGHTPDSVCLLVAGRLLTGDTLFVGKVGGTDHGEGARLEYSSLNEKLTTLPDDTEVWPGHDVGAAPSSTIGQEKRTNPFLLRKSFKDFLELKKNWLEYKKTHGIK from the coding sequence ATGATATTCGAACAAGTTCCCGCTGGAGGCGACAGAAATTTTGCCTATCTATTGGCTGATGAGGATGGACGAGTGGGTCTCGTTGTTGACCCCTCGTTCGAATGTGAAAAGCTTCTCGAGAGGATCGGGGCGCATTGCGTGACGGTCAAATACATTGTGAATACACACGATCACGCCGACCACATCGCGGGAAACGATCTCATCAAGAAGGAGACTCACGCCAAGATAGTTATGCACGCTCTCGCCAAGGCCAAACACGATATCTCGGTCGAGGACGGGAGCGAGCTTGAGATTGGGATTCTGAGGGCCAGGGTCTTACACACGCCCGGCCACACGCCCGATTCAGTCTGCCTGCTCGTAGCCGGCAGACTGTTGACGGGCGATACCCTCTTTGTCGGCAAGGTCGGAGGCACCGATCATGGCGAAGGCGCGCGCCTGGAATATAGCAGCCTGAACGAAAAGCTCACGACTCTGCCGGACGACACCGAGGTTTGGCCCGGCCACGACGTCGGCGCCGCACCTTCGTCCACCATCGGGCAGGAGAAGAGGACAAATCCTTTTCTCTTGAGGAAGAGCTTCAAGGATTTCTTGGAGCTCAAGAAAAATTGGCTGGAATACAAGAAGACTCACGGGATCAAGTAG
- a CDS encoding T9SS type A sorting domain-containing protein — protein MKRVSVVATVLLVLGAWMIAIAADPPQDCSISDVQTLQNGIVLGDSVRAMNVIITGVDVSSATYGFWAQDAAGGPFSGILCYTGATFPTGLQRGDIMNVTGVYAEYSTLSEINSYDSWLWEEVGNTTVPDPVLLSCRDVGLLLSDSSRAERWEGVLVKVDTVVVVKHDPAYPTTSYFLVEAHPHSPATSADTMYVRNNKLINPGPGTPDNGDTLVSITGLHTYENSRYHIVPRDGDDIVYLGAAPAPNLAMAYATSNTTIDALFDAKLDETTAENTNNYYLGSATSITLATMSADSMTVTLTTDTQVPGTYETLTACCIKGAGGTVMPAAQNSSFRGGLCPISLVQTPKSAENDSSQYAGDEATIAGIVTGDYGAFTVQCYIENTPGGPWSGVQIYGGIPTPVAEGDSIIVAGFVSEYYYKTEITSVDYLRVVSSGNTIPGPDVVDPSVIRTGASTAESYEGVFVRCNPVFVADTVGYEAFGEWRVSDQTPDTMLVGHTGNYSYIPTVGKWMNICGPIDYVYDNYRIEPRRDADIDTVNVTGVDPGTQPKPQVFALEQNTPNPFNPVTNISFSIPERAEVRLYVYDISGRLVKTLVDGVSMAAGPHKASWDGSNDSGRAVSSGVYFCKLLAADKVAQMKMVVLK, from the coding sequence ATGAAAAGAGTTAGTGTTGTTGCAACGGTGCTTCTTGTCTTGGGAGCGTGGATGATCGCCATAGCTGCGGACCCGCCCCAGGACTGTTCGATCAGCGACGTCCAGACTCTGCAGAATGGAATTGTACTCGGAGACTCTGTCAGGGCCATGAACGTAATAATCACCGGCGTTGACGTGTCATCGGCCACCTACGGTTTTTGGGCCCAGGACGCGGCTGGCGGACCCTTCTCCGGTATCTTGTGCTACACCGGCGCCACGTTCCCCACGGGACTTCAGCGTGGCGACATAATGAACGTGACGGGTGTGTATGCCGAGTACAGTACCCTTTCGGAGATCAATTCGTATGACTCCTGGCTCTGGGAAGAGGTTGGGAATACGACGGTCCCGGACCCGGTTCTGCTCTCGTGCAGAGACGTCGGTCTCCTTCTTTCGGATTCCTCCAGAGCCGAGAGATGGGAGGGAGTTCTGGTCAAGGTCGACACCGTGGTCGTTGTGAAGCACGACCCGGCCTATCCGACCACGAGCTACTTCCTGGTTGAGGCCCACCCTCATTCACCCGCGACCAGCGCCGATACGATGTACGTCCGTAACAACAAGCTTATCAACCCGGGGCCAGGCACGCCTGACAACGGAGACACGTTGGTCTCGATAACTGGACTTCACACTTACGAGAACAGCAGGTACCACATCGTCCCGAGGGACGGAGACGACATCGTTTACCTGGGTGCGGCTCCGGCTCCGAATCTGGCCATGGCTTATGCCACGTCGAATACTACCATCGACGCCCTGTTCGATGCTAAGCTCGACGAGACGACTGCCGAGAACACCAACAACTACTACCTGGGTAGCGCTACAAGCATCACGCTGGCGACCATGAGCGCCGATTCCATGACCGTGACGTTGACGACCGACACTCAGGTCCCGGGTACGTACGAGACCCTTACTGCTTGCTGCATAAAGGGCGCGGGCGGCACGGTGATGCCTGCGGCTCAGAACTCCTCCTTCAGGGGCGGCCTCTGCCCGATATCGCTCGTGCAGACTCCGAAGTCGGCCGAGAACGACAGTTCGCAGTACGCGGGCGACGAAGCCACGATTGCTGGCATAGTGACCGGCGACTACGGCGCCTTTACCGTGCAGTGCTACATCGAGAACACTCCCGGCGGACCGTGGAGCGGCGTCCAGATCTACGGAGGCATCCCGACGCCTGTCGCCGAAGGGGACAGCATAATCGTGGCGGGATTTGTCAGCGAGTACTATTACAAGACCGAGATTACTTCCGTCGACTACTTGCGTGTTGTGAGCAGCGGTAACACAATACCGGGACCCGACGTGGTCGATCCTAGCGTGATAAGGACTGGTGCGTCGACCGCCGAGAGCTACGAAGGCGTCTTCGTCCGCTGCAACCCGGTGTTCGTTGCTGACACTGTAGGCTACGAGGCGTTCGGTGAGTGGCGCGTTTCCGATCAGACGCCTGACACGATGTTGGTCGGGCACACCGGCAACTACAGCTACATCCCGACGGTCGGCAAGTGGATGAACATCTGTGGTCCCATTGACTATGTTTACGACAACTACAGAATCGAGCCGAGAAGAGACGCCGACATTGATACCGTCAATGTGACGGGCGTGGACCCCGGGACTCAGCCGAAACCGCAGGTGTTTGCTCTCGAGCAAAACACCCCGAACCCGTTCAACCCCGTGACCAACATCTCCTTCAGCATCCCTGAGAGGGCCGAAGTACGGCTTTACGTCTACGACATCTCGGGCAGACTGGTGAAGACCCTGGTCGACGGAGTTTCGATGGCGGCGGGCCCACACAAGGCTTCCTGGGACGGCAGCAACGATTCCGGTCGCGCGGTATCGTCGGGCGTTTACTTCTGTAAACTCCTGGCAGCCGACAAGGTCGCCCAGATGAAGATGGTGGTTCTGAAGTAA
- a CDS encoding lamin tail domain-containing protein, with protein MKLHKSVIVLMMVLVLGLALSLPALAQQAKGGHDETSEVNNPRWANGAPTPGVAPALTAVHLLISEFAVAGSEREFAEIYNPTSEPVDLSKYYLTDALYTTGGIFSYYSYPSGTYQITTNTDFCSRFPAGASIAPGAAIVVALYGPGIDSVYGAGTADYEVTFASPTIPDMINVGNNLPVISAGATTLTNGSEFLMLFFWDGISDNVCDVDYVTWGSATTTSRVDKTGLSCDGPDIDVIATVYNNDTASALQSSVTAPAAPNSSARVLLPEGVEAANGNGCIAGGPTAVTTSTWGQIKTLYR; from the coding sequence ATGAAATTGCATAAGTCCGTCATAGTTCTGATGATGGTTCTCGTGCTCGGTCTTGCTCTTTCGCTGCCCGCTCTGGCTCAGCAGGCCAAAGGCGGACACGACGAGACCAGCGAAGTGAACAACCCGAGATGGGCCAACGGCGCACCAACTCCCGGCGTTGCACCGGCCTTGACCGCCGTCCATCTGCTCATAAGCGAGTTCGCCGTCGCGGGCTCGGAGAGAGAGTTCGCGGAGATCTACAATCCGACTTCGGAGCCGGTGGATCTCTCCAAGTACTACCTTACTGACGCCTTGTACACAACGGGGGGGATTTTCTCGTACTACAGCTATCCCTCGGGAACCTACCAGATCACGACCAACACCGACTTCTGCTCGCGTTTCCCGGCGGGTGCCAGCATCGCTCCGGGTGCCGCGATCGTGGTCGCCCTGTACGGCCCGGGCATTGACAGCGTTTACGGTGCGGGCACGGCCGACTACGAGGTCACTTTTGCGAGCCCGACGATTCCTGACATGATCAACGTGGGCAATAACTTGCCGGTGATATCCGCGGGCGCCACGACGCTCACGAACGGGTCCGAGTTCCTAATGCTGTTCTTCTGGGACGGCATCTCGGATAACGTCTGTGACGTGGACTACGTGACCTGGGGTTCTGCGACCACCACTTCGCGCGTTGACAAAACAGGGTTGTCGTGCGACGGCCCGGACATCGATGTCATCGCCACCGTCTACAACAACGACACGGCGAGCGCGCTCCAGAGCTCCGTCACTGCTCCCGCCGCTCCGAACAGCTCGGCGCGAGTCTTGCTACCTGAGGGTGTGGAGGCTGCCAATGGCAACGGTTGCATAGCGGGCGGACCGACTGCCGTTACGACGAGCACCTGGGGTCAGATAAAGACCCTCTATCGTTAG